AAATAGAATCAGATTATAGCCTTGTTACTCAAAATAAAAAAGTATTAGTAGAGAGAAATGATAATTTTGAATTTATATCGGATGAAAACTTATTACTACAATCATTAAGAATAGTTATAGAAAATGGACTAAAATATTCACCTGATAATTCAAATGTATATATTTCATCTATATACGATAAAAATGAAAATACAGGTTATTTTGTAGTAAGAGATGAAGGATTTGGTATAGATGAAGATCAAATTGAAAAAATATTCGATAGATTTTATAGAGTTGATGAATCACGTAATAAAGAAACAGGTGGTAATGGACTTGGTTTATCTATTTTCAAAAGAATATTAGAAATACAAAATCAAAAATATACTATGGAATCAAAAATTAATGTTGGAACAAAAATTACAATAATAATTAATAATATTTCAAATAATTAGGCAATTAAATATTGCCTATTTTTTGAAAAGGAGAAAAAATGGAAGATTATATAATAATACTAAACAAACCTAAAAATATTACATCATTTTCATATATACAAAAGTATAGAAAAGAATTAGGGATTAAAAAAGTTGGACATGCAGGAACTTTAGATCCTATGGCCGAAGGATTAATGATAGTTATGGCAAATAATGCAACTAAATTTTCAGATTACTTAATGAAACATTCTAAAACATATTATGTAGAAATGGAGCTAGGTTATGAAACTAGTACTTTTGATCTTGAAGGTGAAATAACAAATAAAGTTATAAATGATTTTGATATAGACATTAATACACTAAATCAAGTATTATCTAACTATAAAGGAGAAATTATTCAGATACCACCTATGTTTTCAGCAATAAAAAAAAATGGTGTAAAATTATATAATTTAGCTAGAAAAGGTATAGAAATAGAAATAGAAGGTAGAAAAGTTATTATATCTGATATATACGATGTTAATATAAACGGTAAAATAATTTCATTTAGAACTGATGTAAGTAGCGGAACATATATTAGATCATTAGTTAGAGATATAGGACGTGATTTAAAAACTTATGCTACTATGACTAAATTAGTTAGAGAAAAAATAGATGATTTTACATTTGATGATGTAAATAAAAAAATAGATGTAGAAAATATATTCAAATACGAAAAAATTAATGTAGATCAAATTTTATATAAACATCTATATAATGGTATGACAAAAATTATAGAATTAAAGGATAAGAATATTGTAGATAAATATTTAAAGGTATATTTTGATAAAAAATTTATTGGAATAGTAGAAATTATAAAAAAAATAGGCTATACTTATTATATAAAAAGGAGTAAATACTTTAAGGAGTTGAGATAATATGAAAATTCGTAAAGCAATTATCCCTGCTGCGGGACTTGGTACAAGGGTTTTACCTGCTACAAAAGCACAACCAAAAGAAATGCTTAGTATAGTAGATAAACCAGCATTACAATATTTAGTTGAAGAATTAATTGAAAGTGGTATACAAGAGATTCTAATTATTACTGGTAGAAATAAACAATCTATTGAAAATCATTTTGATTATTCTTATGAATTAGAAGCAATACTTAAAGAAAAAGGAAAAGAAAAGCTATTTAATGAAGTACAAAATATATCTAAAATGGTAAATATGTACTACGTAAGACAAAAGTTACCTCTTGGTTTAGGTCACGCTATTTCGTGTGCTGAATCTTTTGTTGCAAATGAACCATTTTTAATATTATTAGGAGATGATATAATTTATACAAATAAAGAAAAAGGAGAAATTCCTGTTTCTAAACAATTAATTAATGTATATGAAAAAAATGGTGGTGGAAGTATAATAGGTGTACAGAAAGTACCAAAAAAAGATTTAAATAAATATGGAATTATTAAACAAGGGAAAAAAATTGATGAAAATACTTATGAAATAGACGATTTTGTTGAAAAACCTTGTATCGAAAATGCTCCTAGTCAATATGCTGCATTAGGAAGATATATATTAGAACCAGAAATATTCAAATATTTAAAAGAAGAGGCACCTGTTGATTATGAAATACAATTAACACCAGCTATATTGAAAATGGCTAAAAACAAGGATTCAAAATTGTATTCTTATGAATTTGAAGGTTTAAGATACGATACCGGTGATAAATTTGGTATGTTTAAGGCTAATGTAGAATTTGGTTTAAGACATCCAGAATTGAAAGATAAAATAAGAAAATATTTATTAGACTTAAAGGTAGAATTATGAAAATTGTTGGAGATAGTATTACTACACAAAAAATTGATGAATATATTGAAAAAGAATATAAAGTAAGTAAAGACATTTTGATGGAAAATGTAGTTTTTAAACTATATGAAAATATTGATATAAATTTTGAAAGTTATTTAATTGTAGCAGGTTTTGGTAACAATGGTGGAGATGGTTATGCACTTGCAAGAATGTTACACGCAAATAATAAAGATGTAATAATATTTAAGATTGATAACGATTATATTAGCAATGAATGTAAACTTAATTATGAAAGATGTCTTGCTTTAGGAATAAGAATTATAGATAATATTGATAAATTAGATTTTTATTTACAGAAAACCGAAGTAGTTGTAGATGCAATTTTTGGTATAGGTTTAAATAAGGAATTACCTAAAAATATCAAAGATATTGTGTATAAAATAAACAAATATAAATATTTATCGCAATATAAAGTATATAGTATAGATATACCCACAGGATTAGATTCGAAATATGGAAATACTTATGGAGCGTGTATAGAAGCAGATATAACATTAAGTATAATGACATATAAAAATGGTTTTTTAAACTATAGTTCACGTATTAATACTGGTGAAATAAAAGTAATTAAGGATATTATACTACCAAATAAAGATCTAAAAAGATTTTCAAACATATTTATTATTGAAAAAAATGACATAAAAAGTATAGAAATAAAAAGAAGAGAAGAGGATAATAAAACAACATACGGGAAAACATTTATTGTTGCAGGTTCTAAAAAATATTTTGGTGCTGCAAAATTAGCAGCTAAATCATGTGTTAAATGTGGTAGTGGTTATACATATTTATTATCGGACTTTGAAGGAATAGAAAAAGTTGTTGAGAGTGTACCAGAAGTGATTTATGAAAGAGACATAAATAATTTAGATAAAGCAACAACAATAGCAATAGGTCCAGGAATGGAATTTAATGAATATATCTATAATATAATTGAAGAATATAAAGATAATAAAAATTTAGTTATAGATGCAGGAGCATTAAGCAATAAAATAAACTTTAATAACCATAATAACGTAATAATTACACCACATACAGGGGAATTTTCAAGAATAAGCAATACAGAAATAGATTTAATAAAAAAAGATCCAATAGAAGTAATACAAAATTATAGTAGAAATAATAAAGTAACTGTACTATTAAAAGGAAAGAATACATACATAAGTGATGGAGTAGATGTATATATAATTGATACAGGAAATCCTTACATGGCAAATGCAGGAATGGGAGATGTTTTAACAGGTATGATATCATCTCTAAATGCACAAGGTTATACACTAAAAGAATCTGCAATAATAGGAACGTACCTTCACGGATATATTGCAGATGAATTATCTAAAAAACAATATATAATAAATCCAACAGATATTATTGATAATATTGGGAAATATATGAAAGAATTATTTATATAAATATAATAAAATACCATAAATAAAGGTTTGTGGTATTTTTTTTATACATTTCGTTATATAAACATTACACCATTTTTTAGAGTTGTGATATTAATATAACAACTAAATCAAGATGTAAACCAAATTAAGTTAATGTGAATAACTTTTGAAAAAGTGAATAACTTATAATATGTATTTTTTGTAAGTACACCATTTTTATTTGTATTTTTAAAAAATAAATATAGTTTGTCACAGATTGTTATTGGACTTCGTGTATAAGTGTATAACTTATGAATTATAAAAAGTAAACTTATATTGAATTTATGGTCTTATTATTGTATAATTTATAAGAGGTGATAAAATGATAAATATTACAATAGGTGTTACTTCCGGAATAGCTTGTTATAAAGCATTGGACGTTTGTTCTAAGCTTAAAAAATTAAATTTTAATATAACTGTTGTTATGAGCGAAAAAGCTTCGAAACTTATTTCACCATTATTATTTCAGTCGTTAACTCAAAATAAAGTATATATAGATATGTTTGATAATGATGAAATTAAAGTTTCTCACATAGAATTAGCCAAAAATTCTGATTTTGTTTTTATAAT
The nucleotide sequence above comes from Streptobacillus felis. Encoded proteins:
- a CDS encoding bifunctional ADP-dependent NAD(P)H-hydrate dehydratase/NAD(P)H-hydrate epimerase; this translates as MKIVGDSITTQKIDEYIEKEYKVSKDILMENVVFKLYENIDINFESYLIVAGFGNNGGDGYALARMLHANNKDVIIFKIDNDYISNECKLNYERCLALGIRIIDNIDKLDFYLQKTEVVVDAIFGIGLNKELPKNIKDIVYKINKYKYLSQYKVYSIDIPTGLDSKYGNTYGACIEADITLSIMTYKNGFLNYSSRINTGEIKVIKDIILPNKDLKRFSNIFIIEKNDIKSIEIKRREEDNKTTYGKTFIVAGSKKYFGAAKLAAKSCVKCGSGYTYLLSDFEGIEKVVESVPEVIYERDINNLDKATTIAIGPGMEFNEYIYNIIEEYKDNKNLVIDAGALSNKINFNNHNNVIITPHTGEFSRISNTEIDLIKKDPIEVIQNYSRNNKVTVLLKGKNTYISDGVDVYIIDTGNPYMANAGMGDVLTGMISSLNAQGYTLKESAIIGTYLHGYIADELSKKQYIINPTDIIDNIGKYMKELFI
- the truB gene encoding tRNA pseudouridine(55) synthase TruB, producing MEDYIIILNKPKNITSFSYIQKYRKELGIKKVGHAGTLDPMAEGLMIVMANNATKFSDYLMKHSKTYYVEMELGYETSTFDLEGEITNKVINDFDIDINTLNQVLSNYKGEIIQIPPMFSAIKKNGVKLYNLARKGIEIEIEGRKVIISDIYDVNINGKIISFRTDVSSGTYIRSLVRDIGRDLKTYATMTKLVREKIDDFTFDDVNKKIDVENIFKYEKINVDQILYKHLYNGMTKIIELKDKNIVDKYLKVYFDKKFIGIVEIIKKIGYTYYIKRSKYFKELR
- the galU gene encoding UTP--glucose-1-phosphate uridylyltransferase GalU, which gives rise to MKIRKAIIPAAGLGTRVLPATKAQPKEMLSIVDKPALQYLVEELIESGIQEILIITGRNKQSIENHFDYSYELEAILKEKGKEKLFNEVQNISKMVNMYYVRQKLPLGLGHAISCAESFVANEPFLILLGDDIIYTNKEKGEIPVSKQLINVYEKNGGGSIIGVQKVPKKDLNKYGIIKQGKKIDENTYEIDDFVEKPCIENAPSQYAALGRYILEPEIFKYLKEEAPVDYEIQLTPAILKMAKNKDSKLYSYEFEGLRYDTGDKFGMFKANVEFGLRHPELKDKIRKYLLDLKVEL